In one Sphingomonas sp. AP4-R1 genomic region, the following are encoded:
- a CDS encoding molybdopterin-dependent oxidoreductase, with translation MIRQIGNRKAGTNRASMRSLIMSKQMIERNPDPYNAEPEPSALIERFLTPQSLFYVRSHGAVPDLPAGHRIEVSGIGVKGRSFSVEELRAAFKTRSVTAVLQCAGNRRTDMQQVGKTSGDPWDVGAIGNAEWTGVRLADLLDAVGAPDADDLFVAFTGADEVDVEGEEAPFGISIAMAKARAPDVLLAWAMNDEPLAPEHGAPLRMVVPGYAGVRSAKWLTRIEVRDTPSEAPIQAHDYKLFPADVTAETADWSQGLTINAMPLNAAICSPGSGESLSAGEMRIEGYAIAYDRRVSRVEVSTTGGRDWCQATFADDPEAHWGWRRWSLDTTLAKGRQHLVVRAFDEAGQGQPERPDTMWNFAGYLCTAWHHVHVLVE, from the coding sequence GTGATCCGACAGATCGGCAATCGGAAGGCCGGGACAAATCGTGCTTCGATGCGTTCCCTGATCATGAGCAAGCAAATGATCGAGCGGAACCCGGATCCTTACAACGCGGAGCCAGAGCCGAGCGCGCTCATCGAGCGGTTCCTAACCCCGCAGTCGCTATTCTACGTCCGCAGCCACGGAGCTGTGCCCGATCTGCCTGCCGGTCATCGGATCGAGGTGAGCGGGATTGGCGTGAAGGGTCGCTCCTTCTCGGTGGAGGAGCTGCGGGCTGCCTTCAAGACACGCTCAGTGACGGCGGTGCTACAATGCGCCGGCAACCGCCGCACGGATATGCAGCAGGTCGGCAAGACCTCGGGCGACCCATGGGATGTCGGCGCGATCGGCAATGCCGAATGGACGGGCGTCCGGCTGGCCGATTTGCTTGATGCGGTCGGCGCGCCTGATGCCGACGATCTGTTCGTCGCATTCACCGGTGCCGATGAAGTGGACGTGGAGGGCGAGGAAGCACCGTTTGGCATATCGATCGCGATGGCCAAAGCGCGGGCACCCGACGTGCTGCTCGCCTGGGCAATGAACGACGAGCCGCTGGCACCAGAGCATGGTGCACCGTTGCGCATGGTCGTTCCAGGCTATGCTGGCGTCCGCAGCGCCAAATGGCTGACACGCATCGAGGTGCGTGACACCCCGTCCGAAGCGCCGATCCAGGCCCACGACTACAAGCTGTTCCCGGCCGACGTGACGGCAGAGACGGCCGACTGGAGCCAGGGCCTGACGATCAACGCCATGCCCCTCAACGCTGCGATCTGCTCGCCCGGATCTGGCGAGAGCCTGTCGGCGGGCGAAATGCGAATCGAGGGCTATGCCATCGCTTATGATCGACGCGTCTCGCGGGTCGAAGTATCGACCACCGGCGGTAGGGACTGGTGTCAGGCCACGTTCGCCGACGATCCCGAAGCGCACTGGGGCTGGCGGCGCTGGTCGCTTGACACCACGCTCGCCAAGGGGCGCCAACACCTCGTCGTGCGCGCGTTCGACGAGGCCGGACAGGGGCAGCCCGAACGACCCGACACGATGTGGAACTTCGCCGGCTATCTGTGCACCGCTTGGCATCACGTCCACGTGCTGGTCGAGTGA
- a CDS encoding LysR family transcriptional regulator, which produces MTLEQLRIFVSVAEREHMTAAARALNVTQSAASAAIAALEERHAIKLFHRVGRGITLTEAGRLFLAEARGVLARAGAAETVLDELSGLKRGTLRVVASQTIAAYWLPPILATFRERHPELGVELAIGNTEQVAARVHDGDADLGIVEGEIDDPALAHWQIGEDRLLLVGAKPFGNAHIDAAWLRTARWIQREPGSGTRSTLDRYLLDVGVDPATLDVVLVLPSNESVRSAVEAGAGVGALSALVVAPAIDAKILHAAPIEFGTRPFYGLRHKERYRSKAADALLDML; this is translated from the coding sequence ATGACGCTCGAACAGCTTCGCATTTTTGTCAGCGTAGCCGAGCGCGAGCATATGACCGCGGCGGCGCGAGCGCTGAACGTGACCCAATCGGCGGCCTCGGCGGCGATCGCGGCGTTGGAGGAGCGGCACGCGATCAAGCTGTTCCATCGGGTCGGCCGCGGCATTACGCTGACCGAGGCCGGGCGACTATTCCTTGCCGAGGCGCGCGGCGTGCTGGCACGTGCTGGAGCGGCCGAGACGGTGCTGGATGAACTGAGCGGGCTGAAGCGCGGCACGCTGCGCGTCGTAGCGAGCCAGACCATTGCCGCTTATTGGCTGCCGCCGATCCTGGCGACCTTCCGCGAGCGCCACCCAGAGCTCGGGGTCGAGCTGGCGATCGGCAACACCGAACAGGTCGCCGCGCGCGTGCACGACGGAGACGCCGATCTCGGCATCGTCGAGGGTGAGATCGACGATCCGGCGCTGGCGCACTGGCAGATCGGCGAGGATCGGCTGTTGCTTGTCGGCGCCAAGCCGTTCGGCAACGCGCATATCGATGCCGCCTGGCTACGCACAGCGCGGTGGATCCAGCGCGAGCCGGGCTCAGGCACGCGCTCGACGCTCGATCGCTATCTGCTCGATGTCGGCGTTGACCCCGCCACGCTCGATGTCGTGCTCGTCTTGCCGTCCAACGAGAGTGTCCGCAGCGCCGTCGAAGCGGGAGCCGGGGTCGGCGCTCTTTCCGCGCTGGTGGTCGCCCCGGCGATCGACGCGAAGATCTTGCACGCCGCACCGATCGAGTTCGGCACGCGTCCCTTCTACGGCCTGCGTCACAAAGAGCGGTATCGCAGCAAGGCGGCAGATGCGTTGCTCGATATGCTGTGA
- a CDS encoding EAL domain-containing protein: MQKERICSGCRDGAEFEIPFAMAFQPIVDVETGRAFAYEALVRGVDGASAYEILSSVNETNRYAFDQACRVKAIETAMEAGLMQSDAKLSINFLPNAVYSPLACIQLTLATARRASLPIDRLIFEFTENEQMGSPEHVSSIIDTYKQIGFTVAVDDFGAGHSGLDMFARFHPDEIKLDMELIRGIDKDHRRQAIVRAIVRMCKELETLVIAEGIENAQEASALRELGVRYHQGYWYARPQLGVLPGIHPQAFL, encoded by the coding sequence ATGCAAAAGGAACGTATCTGTAGCGGATGCCGCGATGGCGCGGAGTTTGAAATTCCATTCGCCATGGCCTTCCAACCGATTGTCGACGTCGAAACTGGACGAGCGTTTGCCTATGAGGCGCTAGTTCGGGGCGTGGACGGCGCTAGCGCGTATGAGATCCTTTCCAGCGTGAACGAGACCAATCGCTACGCGTTCGATCAGGCTTGCCGGGTCAAGGCGATCGAGACAGCCATGGAAGCAGGCCTCATGCAAAGCGATGCCAAGCTGTCGATCAATTTTCTGCCGAACGCGGTTTACTCGCCGCTCGCATGCATCCAGCTGACGCTGGCGACAGCGCGTAGAGCCAGCTTGCCCATCGACAGGCTGATCTTTGAATTTACGGAAAACGAACAGATGGGCTCGCCGGAGCACGTCTCCTCGATCATAGATACCTACAAGCAGATTGGCTTCACGGTAGCCGTCGATGACTTCGGTGCGGGACATTCGGGTCTCGACATGTTTGCAAGATTTCACCCAGACGAAATTAAGCTGGACATGGAGCTGATCCGCGGGATCGACAAAGATCACCGTCGCCAAGCGATAGTCCGCGCGATCGTTCGGATGTGCAAAGAGCTGGAAACTCTCGTCATTGCCGAAGGCATCGAGAATGCTCAGGAAGCATCGGCATTACGCGAGCTGGGTGTAAGGTATCATCAAGGCTACTGGTATGCCCGACCGCAGCTGGGCGTACTGCCCGGCATCCATCCTCAGGCCTTCCTATAA
- a CDS encoding AraC family transcriptional regulator has protein sequence MTIDPLAEIVTLLRPSASFSKLVEYAGRWRIRRDVEGKPVYFAVLEGECRVVNAGQASIVVRAGDFVLLPATGDRAIDGIESMDPPPDGAVMTPTEIGEGRFRIGQAGQPVNLRMQVGICSFASPDAALLVSLLPAMVVARDEPRLATLMDLVGDETRKARPGRELMLERLLEVLLIEALRCGSGPAAMPSLARGMSDERLVAALRAMHARPAHPWTVTDLAAEAAMSRSAFFARFTSTVGIPPIEYLLTWRMALAKRLLRTRGLAIGQVAVEVGYGSASTFSTAFTRHVGMPPMRYARVSETA, from the coding sequence ATGACCATCGATCCGCTGGCCGAGATCGTGACCCTGCTGCGGCCCTCCGCGAGCTTCTCGAAACTCGTCGAATATGCCGGGCGCTGGCGCATCCGCCGCGACGTCGAGGGCAAGCCTGTCTATTTCGCGGTGCTGGAAGGCGAATGCCGGGTGGTGAACGCCGGCCAAGCCTCGATCGTCGTACGGGCTGGCGACTTCGTACTGCTTCCGGCCACCGGCGACCGGGCCATTGACGGCATCGAGAGCATGGACCCACCGCCGGATGGCGCCGTCATGACCCCGACCGAGATCGGTGAGGGCCGGTTCCGCATCGGACAAGCCGGTCAGCCCGTCAATTTGCGCATGCAGGTCGGGATTTGCAGTTTCGCGTCGCCAGACGCCGCTCTGCTTGTGTCGCTGCTACCGGCGATGGTGGTGGCACGTGATGAGCCGCGGCTGGCCACATTGATGGACCTGGTCGGGGACGAGACCCGTAAGGCAAGGCCCGGGCGTGAATTGATGCTGGAGCGCTTGCTCGAAGTCCTCCTGATCGAGGCGTTGCGCTGCGGCTCCGGTCCCGCCGCGATGCCGAGCCTCGCCCGGGGCATGTCCGACGAACGACTGGTCGCCGCATTGCGGGCTATGCATGCGCGCCCTGCGCATCCGTGGACGGTCACGGACCTGGCAGCCGAAGCGGCCATGTCGCGCTCTGCCTTCTTCGCACGCTTCACCAGCACCGTCGGCATACCGCCGATCGAGTACCTGCTCACCTGGCGTATGGCATTGGCGAAGCGCCTGTTGCGAACGCGCGGTCTCGCAATCGGTCAGGTCGCCGTCGAGGTCGGCTACGGATCGGCCAGCACGTTCAGCACAGCCTTCACCCGGCACGTCGGCATGCCGCCTATGCGGTATGCGCGAGTTTCGGAGACGGCCTAA
- a CDS encoding ATP-binding protein has product MNDAPSHAVTSHEQTYWRREAPVIETLAELTEAPADSEFRLLADNLPALCWMARADGYIVWYNRRWHEYCGTTPQDMEGWGWQAVHDPDQVEAVTNRWQACIRVGEPFEMVFPLRGRDGQLRSFLTRISPLRDGSGEIARWYGVNTEVSAQFQEEARRDAVEAALYAAKLERDFIINLTARQRSLHDPLAIMHLSAEHIARRLGINRACFYRLLENERVRYVGCWSDAGLPNLSGESASGHLGERLEKARRTGQLTSFGDSRHDPLEGLVELSGSGILAAVDVPISRAGSVIGGFYIAHGEVRLWTENELALVREVAELTWLAVERAEAIIRLEDRVARQDGDLARAASDLRSATTGQSDAESQVRQLQKMEAVGQLTGGIAHDFNNMLAVIIGGLNLAQRRLDRGDTDIKRFMDGAMEGATRAAALTQRLLAFSRQQPLAPETVDGNKLVNGLTELLSRTLGERVQLETVLTPGLWKTLADPIQLENVIVNLAVNARDAMPDGGKLTIETGNANIDAEYAHDAEIPIGHYVMLAVSDTGSGMPAAVIAKAFDPFFTTKGVGKGTGLGLSQVFGFVRQSGGHVRIYSEVGHGTTIKIYLPRTFAEQPQAIPRRSAAMARGGNSSEIILVVEDEERVRNFSTEALRELGYTVIHADGGHAALAIIDGGQDVTLLFTDIVMPEMTGRQLADEAVKRLPRLRVVYTTGYTRNAVVHNGVIDPGTNFLPKPFGMDQLASKIREALDD; this is encoded by the coding sequence ATGAATGACGCGCCTTCCCATGCAGTTACGAGCCATGAGCAGACCTATTGGCGCCGCGAGGCGCCCGTTATCGAAACCTTAGCTGAGCTGACCGAGGCGCCGGCAGACTCCGAGTTTCGGCTGCTCGCCGATAATCTCCCCGCCTTATGCTGGATGGCCCGGGCGGACGGCTACATCGTCTGGTACAACCGCCGGTGGCACGAATATTGTGGCACGACGCCGCAGGACATGGAGGGATGGGGCTGGCAAGCCGTTCACGATCCGGACCAGGTCGAGGCCGTCACCAATCGCTGGCAGGCCTGCATCCGCGTCGGCGAGCCTTTTGAAATGGTCTTTCCGCTGCGCGGTCGCGATGGCCAGCTCCGGTCCTTTCTTACCCGCATCTCGCCGCTACGAGACGGATCGGGAGAAATCGCCAGATGGTACGGCGTCAACACCGAGGTCAGCGCGCAGTTTCAGGAGGAAGCGCGTCGGGATGCGGTCGAGGCCGCACTGTACGCCGCCAAGCTCGAGCGCGACTTCATCATCAACCTCACCGCGCGTCAGCGAAGCCTGCATGACCCGCTGGCGATCATGCATCTCTCGGCGGAGCACATCGCGCGGCGGCTCGGGATCAACCGCGCCTGCTTCTACCGACTGCTGGAAAACGAGCGGGTTCGTTATGTCGGATGCTGGTCCGATGCCGGGCTTCCCAATCTCAGCGGTGAGAGCGCGAGCGGTCATCTTGGAGAACGGCTGGAGAAGGCACGACGGACTGGCCAGCTGACCAGCTTCGGCGACAGCCGTCATGATCCTCTTGAAGGTCTGGTCGAACTTTCCGGCAGCGGAATCCTTGCGGCGGTCGATGTCCCGATCAGCCGCGCGGGCAGCGTGATCGGCGGTTTCTACATCGCCCATGGTGAGGTTCGCCTCTGGACCGAGAACGAGTTGGCACTTGTACGCGAAGTCGCCGAACTGACCTGGCTGGCGGTCGAACGAGCCGAGGCGATCATACGCCTGGAAGATCGCGTCGCCCGGCAGGATGGTGATCTGGCCCGGGCCGCATCTGACCTCAGAAGCGCTACGACCGGACAGTCGGACGCCGAAAGCCAGGTCCGGCAGCTCCAGAAGATGGAAGCCGTGGGCCAGCTGACGGGCGGCATCGCGCATGACTTCAATAACATGCTCGCTGTCATCATTGGCGGCCTCAATCTCGCTCAGCGCCGTCTCGATCGCGGCGACACCGATATCAAGCGCTTCATGGATGGTGCGATGGAGGGCGCGACCCGTGCGGCCGCGCTCACCCAGCGCCTGCTTGCCTTCTCGCGCCAGCAGCCGCTCGCGCCCGAAACCGTCGACGGCAACAAGCTGGTGAACGGTCTCACCGAACTCCTCTCGCGAACGCTCGGCGAGCGGGTTCAACTCGAGACCGTGCTGACGCCCGGCCTCTGGAAGACGCTGGCCGATCCGATCCAGCTCGAGAATGTGATCGTCAACCTCGCGGTCAACGCGCGCGACGCGATGCCCGACGGCGGGAAGCTCACCATCGAGACCGGCAACGCCAACATCGATGCCGAATATGCGCATGATGCCGAGATCCCCATCGGCCATTATGTGATGCTGGCCGTCAGCGATACCGGAAGCGGTATGCCGGCAGCCGTGATCGCGAAAGCTTTCGACCCGTTTTTCACGACCAAAGGGGTCGGCAAGGGCACAGGGCTCGGCCTCAGCCAGGTCTTCGGCTTTGTCCGGCAGTCAGGCGGCCATGTGAGGATTTACTCCGAGGTCGGACACGGGACCACGATCAAGATTTATCTGCCGCGCACGTTCGCTGAGCAACCCCAGGCCATCCCGCGTCGATCGGCTGCGATGGCGCGCGGCGGCAACTCGTCCGAGATCATCCTGGTGGTGGAGGACGAGGAACGCGTCCGCAACTTCTCGACCGAGGCCCTGCGCGAGCTGGGCTATACGGTCATCCACGCTGATGGCGGTCACGCGGCGCTGGCGATCATCGATGGCGGCCAGGACGTGACGCTTCTGTTCACCGACATCGTGATGCCGGAGATGACCGGACGTCAGCTCGCAGACGAAGCTGTTAAGCGCCTGCCGCGCCTCAGGGTGGTCTATACGACGGGCTATACCCGCAATGCCGTGGTACATAATGGCGTGATCGATCCGGGTACGAATTTCCTGCCCAAGCCCTTCGGCATGGACCAACTCGCGTCTAAGATCCGCGAGGCGCTGGACGATTAG
- a CDS encoding YeiH family protein has translation MASLANLHLSSPADRISKHAGLLPGIGLCLAVTGAAYALEAGERALAGKAWLEALVLAIVIGTAVRSLWIPGSRWHDGVAFSAKYLLEIAVVLLGASVSAATILAAGLPLLAGIAGVVICAILLSFGIGRLLGLPARMALLIACGNSICGNSAIAAVAPVIGADSEDVAASIAFTAVLGVVVVLGLPLLGIALGMSGLAFGALSGLTVYAVPQVIAAASPLGAAAVQMGTLVKLVRVLMLGPVCLVLSLVAPRLAPEHVPAGEFVTGEPSRGRLDLAHLVPWFIIGFLMLVAFRSFGLVPTVTIAPLGRIASLLTVVSMAALGLGVDVRTVAKAGGRVTTAVVLSLLGLGAISFALLAVLHIA, from the coding sequence GTGGCCAGTCTTGCTAACCTCCATCTCTCTTCGCCGGCAGATCGGATCAGCAAGCATGCCGGCCTTCTCCCCGGCATCGGTCTCTGCCTCGCCGTTACAGGCGCCGCCTACGCCCTGGAGGCGGGCGAGCGTGCTCTCGCGGGCAAGGCGTGGCTGGAAGCCCTGGTGCTTGCCATCGTGATCGGTACGGCGGTGCGCAGCCTGTGGATACCCGGGAGCCGCTGGCACGACGGCGTCGCTTTCAGCGCCAAGTATCTGCTCGAGATCGCCGTCGTCCTGCTGGGCGCGTCGGTCAGCGCCGCGACGATCCTGGCGGCCGGGCTTCCGCTGCTTGCCGGTATCGCGGGGGTAGTGATCTGCGCGATCCTGCTCAGCTTTGGTATCGGCCGACTGCTCGGTCTCCCAGCACGGATGGCGTTGCTGATCGCATGCGGCAATTCGATCTGCGGCAACTCCGCCATCGCAGCTGTAGCGCCTGTGATCGGCGCGGACAGCGAAGATGTCGCCGCTTCGATCGCCTTCACGGCAGTGCTGGGCGTGGTGGTCGTGCTAGGCCTCCCGCTGCTGGGGATCGCCTTAGGTATGAGCGGCCTTGCCTTCGGCGCGCTCTCCGGCCTCACGGTCTATGCGGTGCCGCAGGTGATCGCTGCCGCCTCTCCGCTCGGTGCCGCGGCGGTGCAAATGGGCACGCTGGTCAAACTGGTGCGGGTGCTGATGCTAGGGCCCGTCTGCCTGGTCCTTTCGCTGGTTGCGCCGCGGCTTGCGCCGGAGCATGTGCCCGCTGGCGAGTTCGTCACCGGCGAGCCCTCCCGCGGGCGGCTCGACCTTGCCCACCTCGTACCGTGGTTCATCATCGGCTTCCTTATGCTGGTCGCCTTCCGGTCGTTCGGACTGGTCCCCACGGTCACTATTGCGCCGCTCGGCCGTATCGCCTCCCTGTTGACTGTCGTCTCCATGGCAGCGCTAGGGCTGGGCGTAGACGTGCGCACCGTCGCCAAGGCAGGCGGTCGGGTCACGACGGCGGTGGTGCTCTCGCTCCTCGGCCTCGGCGCGATCAGCTTCGCCTTGCTTGCGGTGCTGCACATCGCGTGA
- a CDS encoding SDR family oxidoreductase, with the protein MPSVLITGCSSGFGLETAKLFLDRGWRVVATMRTPDPGLLPSSDRLTILPLDVTDRDSVASAVAQAGPVDVLVNNAGFGAAVPIELIEFDTARQLFETNTLGTLAMMQAVLPAFRARRSGVIINVTSTVTLKPLPLVSTYRASKAAVNALTESLAVEMQPFGVRVHIVLPGRSPATQFSANARPHLRGLDNPDYKPLIEGMIKQFQEDTGPVTHAEDVAAAVFEAATNPSAPLKIPAGADAIAWMADAA; encoded by the coding sequence ATGCCCAGCGTTCTCATCACCGGCTGTTCCTCGGGCTTCGGTCTCGAAACCGCAAAACTGTTCCTCGACCGCGGCTGGCGTGTCGTCGCGACGATGCGCACGCCTGATCCGGGCCTGCTGCCGTCGTCCGACCGGCTCACCATCCTGCCGCTCGACGTCACGGATCGCGACAGCGTCGCCAGTGCGGTCGCGCAGGCGGGGCCTGTCGACGTGCTGGTCAACAATGCCGGTTTCGGGGCCGCGGTCCCTATCGAACTCATCGAGTTCGACACGGCGCGCCAACTCTTCGAGACCAATACGCTCGGCACGCTGGCGATGATGCAGGCGGTCTTGCCGGCTTTCCGCGCGCGGCGATCCGGCGTGATCATCAACGTGACCTCGACCGTCACGCTCAAGCCGCTGCCGCTGGTCAGCACCTATCGCGCCAGCAAGGCCGCGGTGAATGCGCTCACCGAAAGCCTGGCGGTCGAGATGCAGCCGTTCGGCGTTCGGGTTCACATCGTGCTGCCCGGCCGTTCCCCGGCGACGCAGTTCAGCGCGAATGCGAGGCCGCACCTGCGCGGTCTCGATAATCCCGACTATAAGCCGTTGATCGAGGGTATGATCAAACAATTCCAGGAGGACACGGGGCCGGTCACCCATGCTGAAGACGTTGCAGCTGCCGTGTTCGAGGCCGCGACCAACCCGTCCGCACCGCTCAAGATCCCCGCTGGCGCAGATGCGATCGCTTGGATGGCGGACGCCGCCTGA
- a CDS encoding GNAT family N-acetyltransferase, protein MLMREIANAILAREETPFLPAFANNHGAIGLYEKLGFMTRWDPVLIVLQES, encoded by the coding sequence ATGCTGATGCGCGAGATCGCGAATGCAATTTTGGCGCGCGAAGAGACGCCATTTCTCCCCGCATTCGCCAACAATCATGGCGCTATCGGGCTGTACGAGAAGCTCGGCTTTATGACGCGATGGGATCCGGTGCTGATCGTACTTCAGGAATCCTGA
- a CDS encoding DUF488 family protein: MPSELYTVGYEGADIAHFLQTMKDCGIKRLIDIRDVPVSRKRGFSKTALANALEERNIAYIHLKALGDPKAGREAMRRGDYPRFLEIYTAHIATPEGQAALRVAVKLATENPSILLCYERSPIQCHRTVVAKEMAVLADFNVKNVGINP; the protein is encoded by the coding sequence GTGCCCAGCGAACTGTACACCGTCGGCTACGAGGGGGCGGATATCGCCCATTTCCTGCAGACAATGAAGGATTGCGGCATCAAACGCCTGATCGACATCCGGGATGTTCCGGTATCACGCAAACGTGGCTTTTCGAAAACAGCCTTGGCGAACGCTCTGGAAGAGCGGAACATCGCCTACATCCACCTCAAGGCGCTTGGCGATCCTAAAGCAGGGCGAGAAGCCATGCGCCGTGGGGATTATCCCCGCTTTCTCGAAATCTACACCGCCCACATCGCGACACCGGAGGGACAGGCGGCCCTGCGCGTAGCGGTGAAGTTGGCCACAGAGAACCCATCGATCCTGCTTTGCTATGAGCGTAGCCCGATCCAATGCCATCGCACAGTGGTGGCGAAAGAAATGGCAGTTCTAGCCGATTTCAACGTCAAGAACGTAGGGATAAACCCCTGA
- a CDS encoding MgtC/SapB family protein, producing MTDLSFWADAFGRLIVATLAGLVLGWERSRENRQIMGLRTLGLVGLASCIAVQAIVHSGLPNVNADAAGRAMQGILSGVGFIGAGAVLRVGQGQEVHGLATAACIWVTATIGAAAGLAVWPLIVGGLFLAMLVLFVGAPLERRIRDRARLTPAEADRKDVERKP from the coding sequence ATGACGGATCTCTCTTTTTGGGCCGACGCCTTCGGCAGGCTGATCGTGGCGACGCTTGCCGGGTTGGTGCTCGGCTGGGAGCGCTCGCGCGAAAACCGTCAGATCATGGGCCTTCGCACGCTGGGGCTTGTGGGTCTGGCGAGCTGCATCGCGGTACAGGCGATTGTTCACAGCGGTTTGCCCAACGTAAACGCGGACGCCGCAGGGCGAGCGATGCAGGGCATCCTGTCGGGCGTGGGCTTCATCGGTGCCGGCGCCGTTTTACGTGTTGGCCAGGGTCAGGAAGTGCACGGGCTGGCCACTGCGGCTTGCATCTGGGTCACAGCGACGATCGGCGCCGCGGCAGGACTTGCGGTGTGGCCGCTGATCGTGGGTGGGCTGTTCCTGGCGATGCTGGTGTTGTTCGTCGGGGCTCCGCTCGAACGCCGCATCCGCGATCGCGCCCGGCTTACCCCGGCCGAGGCCGATAGGAAGGACGTGGAGCGAAAGCCCTGA
- a CDS encoding response regulator, with protein sequence MTEREPLTPSGVFMCHVLVIEDEWLLSEYISDIAERAGGTSIDTAATEADAVDAAFAHRPDIILSDVILGEGNGPSAVQAIYQRYGEVPVIFITGTPADCHPCAPPGVIFGKPINERQVMAAFRQAMPH encoded by the coding sequence ATGACAGAGCGCGAGCCGTTGACCCCTTCTGGAGTGTTTATGTGCCATGTACTTGTGATCGAAGATGAGTGGCTGTTGTCCGAATATATCTCGGACATCGCCGAACGCGCCGGCGGCACGTCAATCGACACGGCGGCGACCGAGGCTGACGCTGTCGACGCCGCCTTCGCCCACAGGCCTGATATCATCCTGTCAGACGTGATCCTTGGCGAGGGCAATGGTCCGAGCGCTGTCCAGGCGATCTACCAACGCTACGGCGAAGTGCCGGTAATATTCATCACCGGGACGCCCGCCGACTGTCATCCGTGTGCTCCGCCCGGCGTCATCTTCGGCAAGCCCATCAACGAGCGGCAGGTAATGGCGGCATTCCGGCAGGCGATGCCGCACTAA
- a CDS encoding IS110 family transposase codes for MGNVTTIGLDLAKNVFQVHGVDAEGVAVVRQRLTRGRMLKFFAKLPPCLVGIEACATSHYWARELVALGHDVKLMPAQYVKPYVKRSKNDAADAEAICEAVTRPTMRFVGIKSPEQQSAMMLHRVRLILNRQRTQLSNAMRAHLAEFGVAAPIGRNGIEQLLDVIADPADERVPSDARFCLEMLAAQLRIVKEQILENDRRILASARETELGRRLMEIPGVGPLLASAIVATVPDPAIFRSGRNLAAWIGLVPRQNSSGGKERLGGITKAGHQYLRQMLIVGAMAVVRFAERNGAKRPWLVQLLARRKTKVAAVALANKNARMIWAMMASGERYREPLVA; via the coding sequence ATGGGGAACGTCACGACGATAGGTCTCGATCTCGCGAAGAACGTATTCCAGGTGCACGGGGTCGACGCGGAGGGTGTTGCGGTGGTTCGCCAGCGCCTGACCCGTGGCCGCATGCTAAAGTTCTTCGCCAAGCTGCCGCCGTGCCTGGTTGGCATCGAGGCCTGCGCAACCTCGCATTACTGGGCACGCGAGCTGGTGGCGCTCGGGCATGACGTGAAACTCATGCCGGCGCAGTACGTGAAGCCGTACGTCAAGCGCAGCAAGAACGATGCAGCCGATGCCGAGGCGATCTGCGAGGCGGTGACCCGGCCGACGATGCGCTTTGTCGGCATCAAGTCGCCTGAGCAGCAGAGCGCGATGATGCTCCATCGTGTCCGCCTGATCCTGAACCGCCAACGGACGCAGCTGTCGAACGCGATGCGGGCGCATCTGGCCGAGTTCGGGGTTGCGGCGCCGATCGGCAGGAACGGCATCGAGCAGCTCCTCGACGTGATCGCCGATCCTGCCGACGAGCGGGTGCCGTCCGATGCGCGGTTTTGCCTGGAGATGCTGGCGGCTCAGCTGCGCATTGTGAAAGAGCAGATCCTGGAAAACGACCGCCGCATCTTGGCGAGCGCACGCGAGACCGAGCTTGGCCGTCGGCTGATGGAGATACCCGGCGTGGGGCCGCTGCTCGCCAGCGCCATCGTCGCCACCGTTCCCGATCCTGCGATCTTCCGCTCAGGCCGCAACCTCGCCGCGTGGATCGGCCTGGTGCCGCGGCAGAATTCCAGCGGCGGCAAGGAGCGGCTCGGCGGCATCACCAAGGCCGGCCATCAGTACCTGCGCCAGATGCTGATCGTCGGCGCCATGGCGGTGGTGCGCTTTGCCGAACGTAACGGCGCCAAGCGGCCGTGGCTTGTTCAGCTGCTCGCCCGCCGCAAGACCAAGGTCGCCGCGGTTGCGCTCGCCAACAAGAACGCGCGCATGATCTGGGCGATGATGGCCAGCGGTGAGCGGTATCGTGAGCCGCTGGTGGCATAA